In a single window of the Balearica regulorum gibbericeps isolate bBalReg1 chromosome 7, bBalReg1.pri, whole genome shotgun sequence genome:
- the LCOR gene encoding ligand-dependent corepressor isoform X3 → MERKNTIKRFESILEGLFGPGLLKDLSLFKDCEPEGVSDWSFDENCLFCCLRREKVKEHLVSLDEPASEAGQEALLRQEQAKIIRFERQAEEFLNAVFYRKDSPRVSDPNIPLVAREIMQRMIRQFAAEYTSKNSSTQDSSQPNSTKNQSLLKASLVASSPTAATAQNPVLSKLLMADQDSPLDLTVRKSQSEPSEQDGVLDLSTKKSPCAGSTSLSHSPGCSSTPGNGEDAAETIAIDSNNQPKSPLEKFMVRLCTHHQKQFIRVLNDIYTEVQPDSEGQQLSESKSMEASTCGSGCSQRSTENQDKGATCTESKPPSSLDPGQSGSDSPLHVMGQAPKQPAELKSLDRAESSSPALRRDFSELPVTRLRSASPKDSSTQGYLSTLNSSSLNFHHAAKSLEGQQAAGHEQEATVRKCEDNKEQLAGKTLVEGYISVKVANVNGSEDSLDGCLGSQKTSFRALPEESWDPGFAVTPPRRADKENTLQCSSKASLHQDLDTKEQDARPKQENHLHAVAKGKAGCHLHPADKGPLDKSKEGWLPAGAAPAAHRTPGGHPRAKAASLRSTRKSKKASGLRINDYDNQCDVVYISQPITECHFESQRSVSSRKTARKSTRGYYFNGECCELPTVRTLVRSSRAEERGSSPALRTETLVSAKPPLVLSVGGSTGAGQEGEKRVSLRLLAKGAPTSRETKERAEPGAMQPRDTRALRSREATMAVPFFSLSAPPSPQKEDSLAGSPSPGSPPTEGGGTRAGDSVPWEAGSSLGSSGDGRGGGQAADFAALPVSEAPGGEEGCAGSDAQTDPDRPTSPEPKSPLQPSAAADTAPLPHDGARDPAQLPGAGDAEPCGLCLAEPSPRSPGQQAPDEPPATMDRESPLEPPVTLQCVDVDKCIDAEPEAELSGMAGDSSLEQEEAVPASTALPEILEEEAVQNNSPAGEKKPIEEETPPEPDGSDTAGKDSVSSKDSLDKKRKKGRRALVASDRRLRSQQCQSPAEGSPEDAGSSSSVQLPCLQIKLSKSPGAKRFKREVPLDGAAPVHFPNDCFPNALLKTSKEPGTGQAPESIAEQCPGEENGVTTRETYKSILVAEGENSSKDDPPANSSQSQPGEMLEMGVQADSEKRSLLLPPESSMLANDAEQADVKPGDANAKDEESSDGCMGMGKLESYEPVANSPPCPSSRAGIKHLPAKAAKHKKVALQFYNLRHAPTPVETTKKSTPGKESVQAIPKLRDECSSGNDDSLALEDVDTADSKPKFMEWCAEEDNQELIAEFNAQYMKVQKGWIQLEKEVQPTPKVKNKADKLKEIWKSKKRTRKSRGSLEVQKLSPVQMLFMKAFKLSDICQWFLETTETRSLVIVKKLNTRLPGEIPPIKVPMQKYSSSSLYPSSLQAERLKKHLKKFAATTPARNNLKNQKLWAKIRENADKAEAEEATTPSQMSPADTGTEDLNEDKTIQPAPSLPTQASTRILRKYSNLRGKLRAQHRVVKVEKKSDGPGDHPSLESKQSRKSVCINPLMSPKLALQIKADAFPAKSPSVDGMGKGRKGKGRSQEDPLPKADLQLSRKKRTLKESGSTQERSGSSTKDKLPAKKASKIKHSEISTKAPATRKQTAMERSNKLARKMSLKEKRAPKRQLGKVRLPMRKGKENTSRRAVLPPGHEELAKSPKQKPLGESSTRSQKMANKKPSGGKTLTRSMKKMQESSGSQGKRKLRAKVDCSHSKRSRLDPK, encoded by the exons ACAGTCCTAGGGTCTCTGACCCCAATATTCCCCTAGTGGCCCGTGAGATCATGCAGCGAATGATCCGACAGTTTGCTGCTGAATATACCTCAAAAAATAGCTCTACTCAGGACTCCAGCCAGCCCAATAGCACAAAGAACCAAAGCCTGCTGAAAGCATCTCTGGTCGCCTCCTCTCCCACGGCTGCAACTGCTCAGAACCCCGTGCTCAGCAAACTTCTCATGGCTGACCAAGACTCACCTCTGGACCTTACTGTCAGAAAGTCTCAGTCAGAACCTAGTGAACAAG ACGGTGTGCTTGATTTATCCACTAAGAAGAGTCCTTGTGCCGGCAGCACCTCTCTGAGTCATTCTCCAGGGTGCTCCAGTACTCCGGGAAATGG TGAGGATGCAGCAGAGACAATAGCAATAGACTCTAACAATCAGCCGAAGTCTCCACTGGAAAAGTTTATGGTCAGACTGTGTACACATCACCAGAAGCAATTCATTCGTGTGCTAAACGACATATACACTGAAGTACAACCAGACTCTGAAGGCCAGCAGTTGTCTGAATCCAAGAGCATGGAGGCCTCTACTTGTGGCTCTGGTTGTAGCCAGCGAAGCACTGAAAATCAGGATAAGGGTGCTACTTGTACTGAATCAAAGCCCCCTTCTTCCTTGGACCCAGGACAGTCGGGGTCCGACAGCCCCCTGCATGTTATGGGACAAGCCCCgaagcagccagcagagctgaagtCTCTGGACAGAGCAGAAAGCTCCAGTCCTGCTTTGAGAAGGGATTTCTCCGAGCTCCCCGTCACCAGGCTTCGCTCTGCTAGTCCAAAGGATAGCTCCACCCAAGGATACCTCAGCACGTTGAACTCTTCCTCTTTGAATTTCCATCATGCCGCAAAAAGCCTGGAAGGGCAGCAAGCCGCTGGGCACGAGCAAGAAGCCACTGTCAGAAAATGTGAGGACAATAAAGAGCAGCTAGCAGGTAAGACTCTCGTGGAAGGTTATATCTCGGTCAAAGTGGCAAATGTGAACGGCAGTGAGGACAGCTTAGATGGCTGTCTGGGGTCCCAAAAGACCTCTTTCAGAGCTCTGCCAGAAGAGTCCTGGGATCCCGGCTTTGCGGTGACTCCCCCTCGCAGAGCCGACAAAGAGAACACTTTGCAATGCAGCTCGAAAGCATCTTTGCACCAGGACTTAGACACGAAAGAACAAGATGCGAGACCAAAGCAAGAAAACCACCTGCACGCTGTGGCCAAGGGCAAGGCAGGCTGCCACCTGCACCCGGCTGACAAGGGCCCGCTTGACAAGTCCAAGGAGGGCTGGCTGCCTGCCGGCGCCGCGCCAGCCGCCCACCGGACCCCCGGCGGGCACCCCCGCGCCAAGGCAGCCTCCCTCAGATCCACTCGGAAAAGCAAGAAGGCGTCAGGGCTGAGGATCAATGACTATGACAACCAGTGCGACGTGGTCTACATCAGCCAGCCCATCACCGAGTGCCATTTCGAGAGCCAGCGGTCGGTGTCGTCCCGCAAGACGGCGAGGAAGAGCACCCGGGGATACTACTTCAACGGGGAGTGCTGCGAGCTCCCGACTGTCCGCACGCTGGTTAGGAGCTCCCGGGCGGAGGAGAGGGGGAGCAGCCCGGCGCTGCGAACGGAGACCCTTGTAAGCGCTAAGCCGCCCCTGGTGCTCTCGGTGGGGGGGTCCACAGGGGCAGGACAGGAAGGCGAGAAGAGGGTTTCCCTGAGGCTCCTGGCTAAAGGGGCACCAACCAGCCgagaaacaaaagagagagcTGAGCCGGGCGCCATGCAGCCCCGGGATACCCGGGCACTGCGGTCAAGGGAAGCCACCATGGCCGTGcccttcttctccctctctgctccacCCAGCCCCCAGAAAGAGGACAGTTTGGCCGGCTCACCGTCCCCTGGCTCCCCTCCCACCGAAGGAGGGGGGACAAGAGCAGGAGACAGCGTCCCCTgggaggctggcagcagcctgggctcctctggGGATGGCAGAGGCGGTGGGCAGGCTGCTGATTTTGCTGCCCTTCCCGTCTCAGAAGCACCCGGCGGGGAGGAAGGTTGCGCAGGCTCTGACGCACAAACTGATCCGGATCGCCCCACCAGCCCAGAGCCAAAGTCCCCCTTGCAGCCCTCCGCCGCTGCGGACACAGCACCCCTGCCCCACGATGGTGCCAGGGATCCTGCCCAGCTTCCAGGCGCGGGAGACGCGGAGCCCTGCGGGCTGTGTCTGGCAGAGCCCTCCCCACGCTCTCCAGGCCAGCAGGCGCCTGATGAGCCCCCTGCCACCATGGACAGGGAGAGCCCCCTGGAGCCCCCTGTGACCTTGCAGTGTGTGGACGTGGACAAATGCATTGATGCTGAACCAGAAGCCGAATTATCGGGCATGGCGGGTGACAGCTCCCTTGAGCAAGAGGAGGCTgtgccagccagcacagccctccccgAAATCTTGGAAGAGGAGGCAGTGCAGAATAACAGCCCAGCAGGTGAAAAAAAGCCCATTGAAGAGGAAACGCCGCCCGAACCCGACGGCTCAGACACTGCAGGGAAGGACTCTGTCTCTTCCAAAGACAGTCTAGACAAGAAGCGAAAGAAAGGCAGGAGAGCGCTTGTGGCATCGGACCGGCGTCTCCGAAGCCAGCAATGCCAGTCACCCGCCGAGGGCAGTCCTGAAGACGCTGGTTCTTCCAGCTCTGTGCAGCTTCCTTGCCTTCAGATCAAACTCTCCAAGAGCCCTGGCGCTAAGCGGTTCAAGAGAGAAGTGCCCCTGGATGGGGCAGCACCTGTGCACTTCCCAAACGACTGCTTCCCCAATGCGCTGCTCAAAACCAGTAAGGAGCCAGGCACCGGCCAGGCTCCAGAGAgcattgctgagcagtgcccaGGTGAGGAGAATGGTGTCACTACCAGAGAAACCTATAAAAGCATCTTagtggcagagggagaaaattcCTCTAAAGATGACCCCCCTGCTAACAGCAGCCAAAGTCAACCAGGTGAGATGCTGGAAATGGGCGTCCAGGCTGATTCTGAGAAGAGaagccttctcctccctccagaGAGCAGCATGCTTGCAAATGATGCCGAGCAAGCGGATGTGAAACCAGGCGATGCCAATGCAAAGGACGAGGAGAGCTCTGACGGTTGCATGGGCATGGGCAAGCTGGAGAGCTACGAGCCAGTGGCCAATTCGCCTCCAtgtcccagcagcagagctggaatcaAGCATCTTCCAGCGAAGGCTGCAAAGCATAAAAAGGTCGCTCTGCAGTTTTATAACTTAAGACACGCACCCACACCTGTGGAAACCACAAAAAAGAGCACACCAGGGAAGGAGTCTGTGCAAGCGATCCCCAAACTGAGGGATGAATGCAGTTCAGGTAATGACGACTCCCTGGCGTTGGAGGACGTAGACACGGCTGACAGCAAACCAAAGTTCATGGAGTGGTGCGCTGAAGAGGACAACCAGGAGCTCATTGCCGAGTTCAATGCCCAGTACATGAAAGTTCAGAAGGGCTGGATTCAACTGGAGAAGGAGGTGCAGCCAACCCCCAAGGTAAAGAACAAAGCCGACAAATTGAAAGAGAtttggaaaagcaagaaaaggacACGGAAGAGTAGAGGCTCACTGGAAGTGCAGAAGCTTTCTCCTGTCCAGATGCTGTTTATGAAGGCCTTTAAGCTATCTGACATCTGCCAGTGGTTTCTCGAGACAACTGAAACCAGGTCTCTAGTGATCGTGAAGAAACTCAACACCCGTCTCCCGGGGGAGATCCCCCCCATCAAAGTCCCCATGCAGAAATATTCCTCCTCCAGTCTCTACCCCAGCTCACTGCAAGCTGAACGTTTGAAAAAACACCTCAAGAAGTTTGCCGCCACTACCCCGGCTCGGAATAACCTGAAGAACCAAAAGCTTTGGGCCAAAATTCGGGAGAACGCTGATAAAGCAGAGGCTGAAGAAGCCACCACTCCCAGCCAGATGTCTCCCGCCGACACCGGCACCGAGGACCTGAATGAAGACAAAACCATCCAGCCTGCCCCCAGCTTGCCCACGCAGGCCAGCACCAGGATCCTACGGAAGTACTCCAACCTGCGGGGCAAGCTGCGAGCCCAGCACCGCGTGGTGAAGGTGGAGAAGAAGAGCGATGGCCCGGGTGACCACCCGTCCCTGGAGAGCAAGCAGAGCCGGAAGAGCGTGTGCATCAACCCACTGATGTCTCCAAAACTGGCCTTGCAGATCAAAGCAGATGCCTTCCCTGCTAAATCTCCATCAGtggatgggatggggaaggggcgGAAGGGGAAGGGCAGGTCCCAGGAGGACCCGTTGCCCAAAGCTGATCTCCAGCTCAGCAGGAAGAAGAGGACGCTGAAGGAGAGCGGGAGCACCCAGGAGCGGTCCGGCTCCTCCACCAAGGACAAGCTGCCTGCCAAGAAGGCCAGTAAAATAAAGCATTCGGAGATCAGCACGAAAGCTCCCGCCACCCGAAAGCAGACTGCCATGGAGAGGAGCAATAAGCTggcaagaaaaatgtctttgaaagagaagagagcTCCGAAAAGGCAGCTGGGGAAGGTGCGGCTCCCCATGCGGAAGGGCAAGGAGAACACGAGCAGACGGGCCGTGCTGCCCCCCGGCCACGAGGAGCTGGCCAAGTCCCCAAAGCAGAAGCCCCTGGGGGAGTCCTCCACACGGTCACAGAAGATGGCCAACAAAAAGCCCAGCGGTGGGAAGACCCTGACGAGGTCCATGAAGAAGATGCAGGAGAGCAGTGGGTCGCAGGGCAAGAGGAAGCTGAGGGCAAAAGTGGACTGTTCGCACAGCAAGCGCTCACGACTGGACCCGAAATAG
- the LCOR gene encoding ligand-dependent corepressor isoform X4: MASPCGRQQCSIERRGVRHQLDSWRHKLIHCEHLVSLDEPASEAGQEALLRQEQAKIIRFERQAEEFLNAVFYRKDSPRVSDPNIPLVAREIMQRMIRQFAAEYTSKNSSTQDSSQPNSTKNQSLLKASLVASSPTAATAQNPVLSKLLMADQDSPLDLTVRKSQSEPSEQDGVLDLSTKKSPCAGSTSLSHSPGCSSTPGNGEDAAETIAIDSNNQPKSPLEKFMVRLCTHHQKQFIRVLNDIYTEVQPDSEGQQLSESKSMEASTCGSGCSQRSTENQDKGATCTESKPPSSLDPGQSGSDSPLHVMGQAPKQPAELKSLDRAESSSPALRRDFSELPVTRLRSASPKDSSTQGYLSTLNSSSLNFHHAAKSLEGQQAAGHEQEATVRKCEDNKEQLAGKTLVEGYISVKVANVNGSEDSLDGCLGSQKTSFRALPEESWDPGFAVTPPRRADKENTLQCSSKASLHQDLDTKEQDARPKQENHLHAVAKGKAGCHLHPADKGPLDKSKEGWLPAGAAPAAHRTPGGHPRAKAASLRSTRKSKKASGLRINDYDNQCDVVYISQPITECHFESQRSVSSRKTARKSTRGYYFNGECCELPTVRTLVRSSRAEERGSSPALRTETLVSAKPPLVLSVGGSTGAGQEGEKRVSLRLLAKGAPTSRETKERAEPGAMQPRDTRALRSREATMAVPFFSLSAPPSPQKEDSLAGSPSPGSPPTEGGGTRAGDSVPWEAGSSLGSSGDGRGGGQAADFAALPVSEAPGGEEGCAGSDAQTDPDRPTSPEPKSPLQPSAAADTAPLPHDGARDPAQLPGAGDAEPCGLCLAEPSPRSPGQQAPDEPPATMDRESPLEPPVTLQCVDVDKCIDAEPEAELSGMAGDSSLEQEEAVPASTALPEILEEEAVQNNSPAGEKKPIEEETPPEPDGSDTAGKDSVSSKDSLDKKRKKGRRALVASDRRLRSQQCQSPAEGSPEDAGSSSSVQLPCLQIKLSKSPGAKRFKREVPLDGAAPVHFPNDCFPNALLKTSKEPGTGQAPESIAEQCPGEENGVTTRETYKSILVAEGENSSKDDPPANSSQSQPGEMLEMGVQADSEKRSLLLPPESSMLANDAEQADVKPGDANAKDEESSDGCMGMGKLESYEPVANSPPCPSSRAGIKHLPAKAAKHKKVALQFYNLRHAPTPVETTKKSTPGKESVQAIPKLRDECSSGNDDSLALEDVDTADSKPKFMEWCAEEDNQELIAEFNAQYMKVQKGWIQLEKEVQPTPKVKNKADKLKEIWKSKKRTRKSRGSLEVQKLSPVQMLFMKAFKLSDICQWFLETTETRSLVIVKKLNTRLPGEIPPIKVPMQKYSSSSLYPSSLQAERLKKHLKKFAATTPARNNLKNQKLWAKIRENADKAEAEEATTPSQMSPADTGTEDLNEDKTIQPAPSLPTQASTRILRKYSNLRGKLRAQHRVVKVEKKSDGPGDHPSLESKQSRKSVCINPLMSPKLALQIKADAFPAKSPSVDGMGKGRKGKGRSQEDPLPKADLQLSRKKRTLKESGSTQERSGSSTKDKLPAKKASKIKHSEISTKAPATRKQTAMERSNKLARKMSLKEKRAPKRQLGKVRLPMRKGKENTSRRAVLPPGHEELAKSPKQKPLGESSTRSQKMANKKPSGGKTLTRSMKKMQESSGSQGKRKLRAKVDCSHSKRSRLDPK, encoded by the exons ACAGTCCTAGGGTCTCTGACCCCAATATTCCCCTAGTGGCCCGTGAGATCATGCAGCGAATGATCCGACAGTTTGCTGCTGAATATACCTCAAAAAATAGCTCTACTCAGGACTCCAGCCAGCCCAATAGCACAAAGAACCAAAGCCTGCTGAAAGCATCTCTGGTCGCCTCCTCTCCCACGGCTGCAACTGCTCAGAACCCCGTGCTCAGCAAACTTCTCATGGCTGACCAAGACTCACCTCTGGACCTTACTGTCAGAAAGTCTCAGTCAGAACCTAGTGAACAAG ACGGTGTGCTTGATTTATCCACTAAGAAGAGTCCTTGTGCCGGCAGCACCTCTCTGAGTCATTCTCCAGGGTGCTCCAGTACTCCGGGAAATGG TGAGGATGCAGCAGAGACAATAGCAATAGACTCTAACAATCAGCCGAAGTCTCCACTGGAAAAGTTTATGGTCAGACTGTGTACACATCACCAGAAGCAATTCATTCGTGTGCTAAACGACATATACACTGAAGTACAACCAGACTCTGAAGGCCAGCAGTTGTCTGAATCCAAGAGCATGGAGGCCTCTACTTGTGGCTCTGGTTGTAGCCAGCGAAGCACTGAAAATCAGGATAAGGGTGCTACTTGTACTGAATCAAAGCCCCCTTCTTCCTTGGACCCAGGACAGTCGGGGTCCGACAGCCCCCTGCATGTTATGGGACAAGCCCCgaagcagccagcagagctgaagtCTCTGGACAGAGCAGAAAGCTCCAGTCCTGCTTTGAGAAGGGATTTCTCCGAGCTCCCCGTCACCAGGCTTCGCTCTGCTAGTCCAAAGGATAGCTCCACCCAAGGATACCTCAGCACGTTGAACTCTTCCTCTTTGAATTTCCATCATGCCGCAAAAAGCCTGGAAGGGCAGCAAGCCGCTGGGCACGAGCAAGAAGCCACTGTCAGAAAATGTGAGGACAATAAAGAGCAGCTAGCAGGTAAGACTCTCGTGGAAGGTTATATCTCGGTCAAAGTGGCAAATGTGAACGGCAGTGAGGACAGCTTAGATGGCTGTCTGGGGTCCCAAAAGACCTCTTTCAGAGCTCTGCCAGAAGAGTCCTGGGATCCCGGCTTTGCGGTGACTCCCCCTCGCAGAGCCGACAAAGAGAACACTTTGCAATGCAGCTCGAAAGCATCTTTGCACCAGGACTTAGACACGAAAGAACAAGATGCGAGACCAAAGCAAGAAAACCACCTGCACGCTGTGGCCAAGGGCAAGGCAGGCTGCCACCTGCACCCGGCTGACAAGGGCCCGCTTGACAAGTCCAAGGAGGGCTGGCTGCCTGCCGGCGCCGCGCCAGCCGCCCACCGGACCCCCGGCGGGCACCCCCGCGCCAAGGCAGCCTCCCTCAGATCCACTCGGAAAAGCAAGAAGGCGTCAGGGCTGAGGATCAATGACTATGACAACCAGTGCGACGTGGTCTACATCAGCCAGCCCATCACCGAGTGCCATTTCGAGAGCCAGCGGTCGGTGTCGTCCCGCAAGACGGCGAGGAAGAGCACCCGGGGATACTACTTCAACGGGGAGTGCTGCGAGCTCCCGACTGTCCGCACGCTGGTTAGGAGCTCCCGGGCGGAGGAGAGGGGGAGCAGCCCGGCGCTGCGAACGGAGACCCTTGTAAGCGCTAAGCCGCCCCTGGTGCTCTCGGTGGGGGGGTCCACAGGGGCAGGACAGGAAGGCGAGAAGAGGGTTTCCCTGAGGCTCCTGGCTAAAGGGGCACCAACCAGCCgagaaacaaaagagagagcTGAGCCGGGCGCCATGCAGCCCCGGGATACCCGGGCACTGCGGTCAAGGGAAGCCACCATGGCCGTGcccttcttctccctctctgctccacCCAGCCCCCAGAAAGAGGACAGTTTGGCCGGCTCACCGTCCCCTGGCTCCCCTCCCACCGAAGGAGGGGGGACAAGAGCAGGAGACAGCGTCCCCTgggaggctggcagcagcctgggctcctctggGGATGGCAGAGGCGGTGGGCAGGCTGCTGATTTTGCTGCCCTTCCCGTCTCAGAAGCACCCGGCGGGGAGGAAGGTTGCGCAGGCTCTGACGCACAAACTGATCCGGATCGCCCCACCAGCCCAGAGCCAAAGTCCCCCTTGCAGCCCTCCGCCGCTGCGGACACAGCACCCCTGCCCCACGATGGTGCCAGGGATCCTGCCCAGCTTCCAGGCGCGGGAGACGCGGAGCCCTGCGGGCTGTGTCTGGCAGAGCCCTCCCCACGCTCTCCAGGCCAGCAGGCGCCTGATGAGCCCCCTGCCACCATGGACAGGGAGAGCCCCCTGGAGCCCCCTGTGACCTTGCAGTGTGTGGACGTGGACAAATGCATTGATGCTGAACCAGAAGCCGAATTATCGGGCATGGCGGGTGACAGCTCCCTTGAGCAAGAGGAGGCTgtgccagccagcacagccctccccgAAATCTTGGAAGAGGAGGCAGTGCAGAATAACAGCCCAGCAGGTGAAAAAAAGCCCATTGAAGAGGAAACGCCGCCCGAACCCGACGGCTCAGACACTGCAGGGAAGGACTCTGTCTCTTCCAAAGACAGTCTAGACAAGAAGCGAAAGAAAGGCAGGAGAGCGCTTGTGGCATCGGACCGGCGTCTCCGAAGCCAGCAATGCCAGTCACCCGCCGAGGGCAGTCCTGAAGACGCTGGTTCTTCCAGCTCTGTGCAGCTTCCTTGCCTTCAGATCAAACTCTCCAAGAGCCCTGGCGCTAAGCGGTTCAAGAGAGAAGTGCCCCTGGATGGGGCAGCACCTGTGCACTTCCCAAACGACTGCTTCCCCAATGCGCTGCTCAAAACCAGTAAGGAGCCAGGCACCGGCCAGGCTCCAGAGAgcattgctgagcagtgcccaGGTGAGGAGAATGGTGTCACTACCAGAGAAACCTATAAAAGCATCTTagtggcagagggagaaaattcCTCTAAAGATGACCCCCCTGCTAACAGCAGCCAAAGTCAACCAGGTGAGATGCTGGAAATGGGCGTCCAGGCTGATTCTGAGAAGAGaagccttctcctccctccagaGAGCAGCATGCTTGCAAATGATGCCGAGCAAGCGGATGTGAAACCAGGCGATGCCAATGCAAAGGACGAGGAGAGCTCTGACGGTTGCATGGGCATGGGCAAGCTGGAGAGCTACGAGCCAGTGGCCAATTCGCCTCCAtgtcccagcagcagagctggaatcaAGCATCTTCCAGCGAAGGCTGCAAAGCATAAAAAGGTCGCTCTGCAGTTTTATAACTTAAGACACGCACCCACACCTGTGGAAACCACAAAAAAGAGCACACCAGGGAAGGAGTCTGTGCAAGCGATCCCCAAACTGAGGGATGAATGCAGTTCAGGTAATGACGACTCCCTGGCGTTGGAGGACGTAGACACGGCTGACAGCAAACCAAAGTTCATGGAGTGGTGCGCTGAAGAGGACAACCAGGAGCTCATTGCCGAGTTCAATGCCCAGTACATGAAAGTTCAGAAGGGCTGGATTCAACTGGAGAAGGAGGTGCAGCCAACCCCCAAGGTAAAGAACAAAGCCGACAAATTGAAAGAGAtttggaaaagcaagaaaaggacACGGAAGAGTAGAGGCTCACTGGAAGTGCAGAAGCTTTCTCCTGTCCAGATGCTGTTTATGAAGGCCTTTAAGCTATCTGACATCTGCCAGTGGTTTCTCGAGACAACTGAAACCAGGTCTCTAGTGATCGTGAAGAAACTCAACACCCGTCTCCCGGGGGAGATCCCCCCCATCAAAGTCCCCATGCAGAAATATTCCTCCTCCAGTCTCTACCCCAGCTCACTGCAAGCTGAACGTTTGAAAAAACACCTCAAGAAGTTTGCCGCCACTACCCCGGCTCGGAATAACCTGAAGAACCAAAAGCTTTGGGCCAAAATTCGGGAGAACGCTGATAAAGCAGAGGCTGAAGAAGCCACCACTCCCAGCCAGATGTCTCCCGCCGACACCGGCACCGAGGACCTGAATGAAGACAAAACCATCCAGCCTGCCCCCAGCTTGCCCACGCAGGCCAGCACCAGGATCCTACGGAAGTACTCCAACCTGCGGGGCAAGCTGCGAGCCCAGCACCGCGTGGTGAAGGTGGAGAAGAAGAGCGATGGCCCGGGTGACCACCCGTCCCTGGAGAGCAAGCAGAGCCGGAAGAGCGTGTGCATCAACCCACTGATGTCTCCAAAACTGGCCTTGCAGATCAAAGCAGATGCCTTCCCTGCTAAATCTCCATCAGtggatgggatggggaaggggcgGAAGGGGAAGGGCAGGTCCCAGGAGGACCCGTTGCCCAAAGCTGATCTCCAGCTCAGCAGGAAGAAGAGGACGCTGAAGGAGAGCGGGAGCACCCAGGAGCGGTCCGGCTCCTCCACCAAGGACAAGCTGCCTGCCAAGAAGGCCAGTAAAATAAAGCATTCGGAGATCAGCACGAAAGCTCCCGCCACCCGAAAGCAGACTGCCATGGAGAGGAGCAATAAGCTggcaagaaaaatgtctttgaaagagaagagagcTCCGAAAAGGCAGCTGGGGAAGGTGCGGCTCCCCATGCGGAAGGGCAAGGAGAACACGAGCAGACGGGCCGTGCTGCCCCCCGGCCACGAGGAGCTGGCCAAGTCCCCAAAGCAGAAGCCCCTGGGGGAGTCCTCCACACGGTCACAGAAGATGGCCAACAAAAAGCCCAGCGGTGGGAAGACCCTGACGAGGTCCATGAAGAAGATGCAGGAGAGCAGTGGGTCGCAGGGCAAGAGGAAGCTGAGGGCAAAAGTGGACTGTTCGCACAGCAAGCGCTCACGACTGGACCCGAAATAG